The nucleotide sequence TAATACCTAGCAAACGGCTAAATGTCATGTCTCCACGGCGTGCATCTTCGCTATGTTGGTAAATTTGCGTCATAGGATACGAGCCGAAGAGCATTAAACTGCACAAAGTACCAGCCCAGAGATTCCTTTCAGTCATTAGTCCTTCTAAACTACAATCACTTATAGCAAGAAAGCTCATCATGTAAGTATAGCTGCCTTGGAACAGGGCAACAACTATCAATCCCGTTATAGGCAGTTTTTTTAACCTAATAGACGGATGGCTGTAGGCTTTTGATGCTAATCCAAGCACAAGTACCATAGCAGCAAAGGCAGTGTTTATAAATAGCCCAAGTATTAGCGAAAAAGCAAAAAGCAACAGCGATACAATAAGAAGTTCTTTTTTTACAGGAGGTGGCTTTTTCAACCCTCCTATGCTATCTTCGTCTTTGTCATAGTAACTGTTAAAGCCGTTGCTGGACGGGTAGAACAAAAAATGGATGATGATAAAAGCCAGCACTAGGTTAGTTATATGAATGGCCTCGGCCTGACTTGCTGCAAACAAAAAGAAAGGTAACAAGAAGAGAGAAAAAGGAATTCTCAGGTGTAAAAATGTGGATCTGCTGATCATTGATTTAAAAAATATTTCAACTAAATAAACTAAAAAGTCCTTTTCCTGTTTTTACCGAATCCAATATAATACTTTATGATTTGAAAATAAAAATATGTCAGGATATATAACCTCTGTCGGAATTTCTTGTCCGCCATACCGTTTCCGGCAGGGAGCTTTGGCGGAGTTTATGGCTGAGTCTGCTGGTATGAACCCGCAAGAAAAGCAACGCCTAATGGCCTTATACAGAACATCTGGCATAAAGTACAGGCATAGTGTGCTCGCTGATTTTGGCAAACAGTACCGTTTTTTTTCACAATCATCTGAAAAACAGTGCCAGCCTGACGTATCCGACAGAATGAAGGTATACCGGCAGTATGCACCCCTGCTTAGTGTTCAAGCAATTAAAGAGTGCCTTCATGAACATGAAAACATAAACGAGAAAGATATTACCCATTTAATCACTGTCAGTTGTACTGGCATGTATGCTCCTGGTCTTGATATAGATATTGTTCGTGAACTTGGACTGTCATTTTCGGTACAGCGTACGAGTGTAAATTTTATGGGTTGCTATGCAGCTTTCAATGGATTAAAGCTTGCTAGTTCTATTGTTGCGGCCAATCCTGAGGCTAATGTCATGGTCGTGTGTGTAGAGCTGTGCACGCTTCACTACTTACCCGGGACTGAGGAAGAACAGATGTTGGCTAATGCACTTTTCGCTGATGGTGCTGCCGCGGCTTTGGTACAGTCTCATGCAGATGGACAGCCGGCTTTAGAAATACAAAGTAGTTTTTGCGATCTTTTGCCTGATGGCTCTGGAGATATGTCGTGGGAAATCCAAAACCAAGCATTTGCTATGAGGCTTTCGGCTTATGTGCCAGAATTGTTACGAAAAGGTGTTGGCAAGCTCTCTGCCTTAATGGTCAATAAACTCTCTTGTCATATTAAAGAGATTGGTCTTTTTGCCATCCACCCAGGAGGAAAACGTATTCTTGAAGTGACTGAAGAAGAGTTTGGTATAGATAGAAATGACAATCGTTATGCGTGGGAGGTTATGCGGAATTATGGCAATATGTCTTCTGCAACCATTTTATTTATTTTGCACCGTATTTTGCAAGAGCAGCAAGATTGTTCTTCCCCTCAAAAGATTTTGGCTATGGCCTTTGGTCCTGGCCTCACCTTGGAAAGCATGGTTATGAACTTTGTGCCTAACTATAATAGTAATATAAACCATAAAAAAGGCAAACTACATGGGTATATTCAATCAAAGGTCTGATAAGAAGGAGATAATGGACGATCTTTCTTCTAGTGGAGAGGTAATTGACCAGACATTAAAAGAACTTCAAAAAATTAATTACTGGTTGGGTGGTGACAATGTGACCATACGAGGCTTAAAGAAACTGTTGAAGAGGGTCGATAAATTGCAGGAGGTTACCATTGCAGATATTGGTTGCGGTGGTGGAGATACCTTAAAACTTGTATTTCAATGGGCGCAAAAGCATGGACTGAACGTGAAGCTTTATGGTGTAGACGCCAACCATGATATTATCCGCTATGCTAAAGCCAATACAGCCGATATGCCACAAATAGAATATATTTGTGCGGATATTTTTTCAGAAGAGTTCCGTCAAAGGAAGTTTGACATCATTATGTCCACACTTTTTTGCCACCATTTTAATGATAAACAATTGGTTTCTATGTTGCGGCAGCTAGGGTCGCAGTCCAGGTTAGGTTTGCTGATCAATGATCTACACCGGCATTGGTTTGCTTATCATTCCATCAACGTACTTACCTCTGTTTTGTCCCGCTCTCCGATGGTCCGGCACGATGCAGGGGTTTCTGTTTTGCGGGCGTTCAGAAAAAACGAGCTAAGCAGCATTATACATGCCGCTGGCTATAAAGATTTTTCCATTAGCTGGAAATGGGCTTTTAGATATGAAGTGGTTGTGCCAATGTAGCTTTTATTAATTTATGGCATTAAAATAAGCGGCCACTACTTCACTTTGTACTTTTCCATTACATTGTTTTTGTTTTTGTCCCAAGGTTTTACCGTTCGGTTGGCCATATCTATGGTCAGGTATATCATTAAGCCGGTAAAGAGCAGTGCAATGATCAGTAGTGCCTTATTTTTTTTCATAGCAATTGTCTAGTCCAGTGTAAGGTGGTATCCTTCCTCAAGCAACTTATTGTATAGTTCTGTATTGAATTTGAGAATAGGATTTCTGGTTACATTTTCCTCAGTTTTAAGCAAATGTCCCATCCTGTCGATTTTGTTCTTGAACAAGATTCTGTTAAGCTTTCTGTTTAGGATTGCTTCATACATTTTATGGACATCATTGAAACGAAAATATTCTGTCAATAGTTGTAAGCCTACTGGTCCTGTTCGTGTTTTTTCCCTCAAATATGCTGCGGCATGTTCAATGATTTTCTTATGGTCAAAAGCTATTTTTTCAGGTAGGTTGTATACCGGAAACCAGTCTACCTCTTCAGCGTCGTCGCCTGCAACAATATCTACTTCCTTCATACTGACCTCACCATAGTAGGTTACAGAAATAGTTCTTTCCCTTGGGTCGCGGTGTACGTCACTAAAAGTATGCAGTTGGGTAAGCGATGTTTCCAGTCCAGTTTCTTCTTTCAGTTCTCTGGCTGCGGCAGCTTCGCATGTTTCTGTTAAGTCAAGATATCCTCCAGGAAGCGCCAGGTGACTTCTGTATGGCTCTCCTTTTCTTTTTATTAACAGTACATTTAATTTATTCCCTGCATAACCAAAAATAACACAATCAACAGTTACTGCAGGGTGGGGGTATTCGTAGGTATACATTTTGCTGTAATAATCAGATAACAAACAGTTTTGACATGCAAATTAATCTTTTTTTTAAGCTAGACA is from Cytophagaceae bacterium ABcell3 and encodes:
- a CDS encoding UbiA family prenyltransferase; protein product: MISRSTFLHLRIPFSLFLLPFFLFAASQAEAIHITNLVLAFIIIHFLFYPSSNGFNSYYDKDEDSIGGLKKPPPVKKELLIVSLLLFAFSLILGLFINTAFAAMVLVLGLASKAYSHPSIRLKKLPITGLIVVALFQGSYTYMMSFLAISDCSLEGLMTERNLWAGTLCSLMLFGSYPMTQIYQHSEDARRGDMTFSRLLGITGTFSWTAAVFGLCMIGFAYFFNRYYGLLTTALFIVAMLPVMTYFFKWFYLTAMKGKPVTYEFAMRLNLLSSMGFIIFFASLILYRAC
- a CDS encoding NUDIX hydrolase — protein: MYTYEYPHPAVTVDCVIFGYAGNKLNVLLIKRKGEPYRSHLALPGGYLDLTETCEAAAARELKEETGLETSLTQLHTFSDVHRDPRERTISVTYYGEVSMKEVDIVAGDDAEEVDWFPVYNLPEKIAFDHKKIIEHAAAYLREKTRTGPVGLQLLTEYFRFNDVHKMYEAILNRKLNRILFKNKIDRMGHLLKTEENVTRNPILKFNTELYNKLLEEGYHLTLD
- a CDS encoding type III polyketide synthase, whose protein sequence is MSGYITSVGISCPPYRFRQGALAEFMAESAGMNPQEKQRLMALYRTSGIKYRHSVLADFGKQYRFFSQSSEKQCQPDVSDRMKVYRQYAPLLSVQAIKECLHEHENINEKDITHLITVSCTGMYAPGLDIDIVRELGLSFSVQRTSVNFMGCYAAFNGLKLASSIVAANPEANVMVVCVELCTLHYLPGTEEEQMLANALFADGAAAALVQSHADGQPALEIQSSFCDLLPDGSGDMSWEIQNQAFAMRLSAYVPELLRKGVGKLSALMVNKLSCHIKEIGLFAIHPGGKRILEVTEEEFGIDRNDNRYAWEVMRNYGNMSSATILFILHRILQEQQDCSSPQKILAMAFGPGLTLESMVMNFVPNYNSNINHKKGKLHGYIQSKV
- a CDS encoding methyltransferase domain-containing protein, translated to MGIFNQRSDKKEIMDDLSSSGEVIDQTLKELQKINYWLGGDNVTIRGLKKLLKRVDKLQEVTIADIGCGGGDTLKLVFQWAQKHGLNVKLYGVDANHDIIRYAKANTADMPQIEYICADIFSEEFRQRKFDIIMSTLFCHHFNDKQLVSMLRQLGSQSRLGLLINDLHRHWFAYHSINVLTSVLSRSPMVRHDAGVSVLRAFRKNELSSIIHAAGYKDFSISWKWAFRYEVVVPM